The bacterium genome includes a region encoding these proteins:
- a CDS encoding Maf family protein codes for MNKKLILASGSPRRIAVLRKFGYEFESIKPEVEEKIKEIEDCIKVAEEKALYIKEKGVILACDTIVVLKDEILGKPRNLKEAKNFLKKLSGKWHEVYTGYVIKSVKELKKNLIKTQVKFARLSDFEIELLLKCGDPLDKAGAYGIQEMAGLFVEKICGSYFNVVGIPIEYIYWDLKALGIIPTGKTTDGGV; via the coding sequence GTGAACAAAAAACTTATTCTTGCTTCAGGTTCTCCGAGGAGAATTGCAGTTCTGAGGAAATTTGGATATGAATTTGAATCAATCAAACCAGAGGTTGAGGAAAAAATTAAAGAAATTGAAGATTGCATTAAAGTTGCAGAAGAAAAGGCTCTTTACATCAAGGAAAAGGGCGTAATTTTAGCCTGTGATACCATTGTAGTCTTAAAGGACGAAATACTGGGAAAACCGAGAAACCTCAAAGAGGCGAAGAATTTTCTGAAAAAACTGTCAGGGAAATGGCATGAGGTTTACACAGGTTACGTTATTAAAAGTGTCAAAGAACTGAAAAAAAACCTCATAAAAACACAAGTAAAATTTGCTCGGCTCAGCGATTTTGAAATCGAACTACTACTCAAGTGTGGTGATCCTCTTGACAAGGCAGGTGCTTACGGAATCCAGGAAATGGCCGGCCTTTTTGTAGAGAAAATTTGTGGTTCGTATTTCAATGTGGTGGGAATCCCTATTGAGTACATTTATTGGGATTTAAAAGCATTAGGAATAATACCGACAGGAAAAACTACCGATGGTGGAGTTTAG
- a CDS encoding pyrimidine dimer DNA glycosylase/endonuclease V: MRLWSIDPSYLDPQGIVALWREGLLAKKVLEGNTKGYKNHPQLERFKKYKNPLIAINSYLYFVFLEGRRRGYNFDEGKICKTGLLKGVIPVTKGQLDFELWHLCKKLKIRNKDWFERVCKDLQGKPIRPNPLFYVVEGDIEKWEKL, encoded by the coding sequence ATGCGTTTGTGGTCAATTGACCCATCTTACCTTGATCCTCAAGGAATTGTAGCCCTCTGGAGGGAGGGACTTCTGGCAAAAAAGGTTCTGGAAGGAAATACAAAAGGTTATAAAAATCACCCACAACTTGAAAGATTTAAAAAATATAAGAATCCTTTGATTGCAATTAATTCTTACCTCTACTTTGTCTTTCTCGAAGGGAGAAGAAGGGGTTACAATTTTGATGAAGGGAAGATATGTAAGACTGGTCTTTTAAAGGGAGTAATTCCTGTAACAAAGGGACAGCTGGATTTTGAGTTATGGCATCTTTGCAAGAAATTAAAGATTAGAAACAAGGATTGGTTTGAAAGGGTTTGCAAGGACTTACAAGGTAAGCCCATTAGACCCAATCCGCTTTTTTACGTAGTGGAGGGCGACATTGAAAAATGGGAGAAACTTTAG
- the thyX gene encoding FAD-dependent thymidylate synthase produces MPIFNPPIKEEILGGGLVLLEEMLGDDLTPARVARISYLSSGDEEANKKLLIKLLEMGHFSPFEQQVFRFKIEGIPMYIGEQLLRHRIASPLKRSFRYTSPDKGTVIEYTPENLNKIVHIPPEFFNLRESHIQNKEELLKEILDHIKKSIELYQKLVESGLRKEAARTILPAGLRTSLYWTINMRSLMNFLEQRLSPKAQWEMRQLAKAVVRILYQVVPLTIDNYLKISGLETHFRD; encoded by the coding sequence ATGCCTATTTTTAACCCTCCTATTAAAGAGGAAATCCTCGGTGGGGGACTTGTCCTATTGGAAGAAATGCTGGGGGATGACCTTACACCGGCGAGGGTTGCCCGGATTTCCTATCTTTCCAGCGGCGACGAGGAAGCTAACAAAAAACTTTTGATAAAACTTTTAGAAATGGGGCACTTTTCACCCTTCGAACAACAGGTCTTCCGATTCAAGATTGAAGGCATCCCCATGTACATAGGTGAACAACTTCTTCGACATAGGATCGCGAGTCCGTTAAAACGCTCTTTCAGATATACCAGTCCGGATAAGGGAACAGTAATAGAATATACTCCCGAGAATTTGAATAAAATTGTACATATCCCTCCAGAATTCTTTAACCTCAGAGAATCGCATATTCAGAACAAAGAAGAGCTTCTCAAAGAAATACTTGATCACATCAAAAAATCAATCGAACTATACCAAAAATTGGTAGAATCGGGGTTGAGAAAAGAAGCGGCAAGAACAATCTTGCCCGCAGGCTTAAGAACCTCTCTCTACTGGACGATCAACATGAGAAGTCTCATGAACTTTCTTGAACAGAGGCTTTCTCCAAAAGCACAATGGGAAATGAGACAATTGGCGAAAGCGGTAGTGAGAATTCTTTATCAGGTGGTACCTCTTACTATAGATAATTATCTTAAAATAAGCGGACTTGAAACCCATTTTAGGGATTGA
- a CDS encoding ParB/RepB/Spo0J family partition protein, with the protein MKNGATEGFKFKDPRYNQDLEFKIVPIDSLEIVEHQRKPSNYHVTHLIYSIERVGFIVPLVVVEKNGKYVILDGQHRFLAAQKLDIKELPVIVVPEKLAYLMMNFNIEKELNIREKSYVALNIYRQYLRTNPQMPEIEPILTDSLEQAYYVTLGLGYEEEEKLRGSMFESILKKCDYFLDTPLVEAMEERKRRAKRVTEVNSLITEIAQKLKEIEKWHPFIHQQILSYANPYKRKREAIDFDDMFDALTENLKKVKEDPEVILKEEFEE; encoded by the coding sequence ATGAAAAACGGTGCTACAGAAGGATTCAAATTCAAGGATCCAAGATACAACCAAGATCTGGAATTCAAAATTGTACCGATTGATTCTCTTGAAATTGTTGAACACCAGAGAAAACCTAGCAACTATCACGTTACGCACCTCATATACTCCATAGAAAGAGTTGGCTTCATAGTTCCTCTTGTTGTTGTGGAAAAAAATGGAAAGTATGTAATTCTCGATGGCCAACACAGATTCCTGGCAGCCCAGAAACTCGACATCAAAGAACTGCCGGTCATTGTGGTTCCTGAAAAACTTGCCTACCTGATGATGAATTTTAATATAGAAAAAGAGTTGAATATACGTGAGAAATCCTACGTAGCTTTAAACATTTACAGACAATACCTTAGAACTAACCCTCAGATGCCCGAAATCGAACCAATATTAACAGATTCTTTAGAGCAGGCCTATTATGTCACCCTTGGTCTTGGATATGAGGAAGAAGAAAAACTTCGTGGAAGTATGTTTGAATCTATCCTCAAAAAATGTGACTACTTTTTAGACACACCTTTGGTAGAAGCTATGGAAGAAAGGAAGAGAAGGGCAAAGCGGGTAACGGAAGTTAACTCCCTAATTACGGAAATTGCTCAGAAACTGAAAGAGATTGAAAAATGGCACCCCTTTATACATCAACAGATACTATCCTACGCCAACCCTTACAAAAGAAAGAGGGAGGCCATAGATTTTGACGATATGTTTGATGCCCTCACGGAAAACTTAAAAAAGGTTAAAGAAGACCCTGAAGTAATCTTGAAAGAAGAATTCGAGGAATAA
- the rpmG gene encoding 50S ribosomal protein L33 — translation MRVKIALVCTECKRKNYYSMKNKDKKEKLELKKFCKFCGKHTVHRESKV, via the coding sequence ATGAGAGTGAAAATAGCTTTAGTTTGTACTGAGTGTAAGAGGAAGAATTACTACTCAATGAAAAACAAAGACAAGAAAGAGAAACTTGAATTAAAAAAGTTTTGCAAATTCTGCGGGAAGCATACCGTCCATAGGGAGTCAAAGGTATGA
- the secE gene encoding preprotein translocase subunit SecE, with the protein MKKVIEFLKESYQEFMKITWPTKESLWGGTLGVILISLFFILFMFLVDLLISKIIQLILG; encoded by the coding sequence ATGAAGAAGGTAATTGAATTTTTGAAAGAGTCCTATCAGGAGTTCATGAAAATAACCTGGCCAACGAAGGAGAGTTTATGGGGTGGTACTTTGGGAGTAATACTGATTTCGCTCTTTTTTATTTTGTTCATGTTTCTTGTTGATTTGCTAATTTCAAAAATAATACAGCTCATATTGGGGTAA
- a CDS encoding transcription termination/antitermination NusG family protein, producing the protein MTEKKQELVERKWLIFQTYSGKEKKAFVAAQKVIKEHGLEDLVEPLLPTEFISKVVTKGRGEKKERVRVNIEKPIYRGYLFVGVKGDKDLIDKVANLLAETRLMRALTKRDERTGEPIYEFLKEEEVEELKKRIEIEQQKKEQKVPYLEGEKVKVLIGDYEGMIGTVDEVYPQKRKLKVLIHLLNRTTPIYIDFDGVEKAG; encoded by the coding sequence ATGACAGAGAAAAAGCAAGAGCTTGTAGAGAGAAAGTGGTTGATTTTTCAGACTTATTCGGGTAAAGAGAAAAAAGCCTTTGTTGCGGCTCAAAAGGTAATAAAGGAACATGGTCTTGAGGACCTGGTTGAGCCTCTCTTGCCAACGGAATTCATCTCAAAGGTGGTCACCAAGGGGCGTGGTGAGAAAAAGGAAAGAGTGAGAGTGAATATCGAAAAACCCATATATAGAGGATACCTTTTTGTCGGAGTTAAAGGTGACAAAGATCTGATTGACAAGGTTGCTAATCTACTTGCGGAAACACGCTTGATGAGGGCTTTGACGAAGAGGGACGAAAGGACAGGAGAACCGATTTATGAGTTTCTTAAAGAAGAGGAAGTTGAAGAATTGAAGAAGAGGATTGAAATTGAACAGCAGAAGAAAGAGCAAAAGGTGCCTTATCTTGAAGGTGAAAAGGTAAAGGTTCTCATAGGGGATTATGAGGGGATGATTGGTACGGTGGATGAAGTTTATCCACAGAAGAGGAAATTGAAAGTTTTGATCCATTTGTTGAACAGGACTACCCCTATTTATATAGACTTTGATGGGGTAGAAAAAGCTGGATAA
- the rplK gene encoding 50S ribosomal protein L11, with product MPPKKKEAVAQVRLQLPAGQATPAPPVGPALGQHGVNLMQFVKEFNDRTRNLQGLVVPVIVTVYKDRSFTFEVKTPLASELLKKAAGIVKGSGEPNKVKVGKVKKSDVRKIAELKMKDLNANDIEAAMRIIEGTARSMGIEVVEG from the coding sequence ATGCCCCCGAAAAAGAAAGAGGCTGTTGCTCAGGTTAGATTGCAGTTACCTGCGGGTCAGGCAACTCCAGCCCCGCCTGTAGGACCTGCTTTGGGACAACACGGCGTTAATTTGATGCAATTTGTTAAGGAGTTTAATGACAGGACGAGAAATCTTCAAGGGCTCGTCGTCCCTGTTATAGTAACGGTTTATAAGGATAGGAGCTTTACCTTTGAAGTTAAAACTCCATTAGCATCAGAGCTTCTTAAAAAGGCTGCAGGAATTGTTAAGGGGTCGGGTGAACCGAATAAAGTTAAAGTAGGAAAGGTCAAAAAGTCAGATGTTCGGAAGATTGCTGAATTGAAGATGAAGGATTTAAACGCTAATGATATAGAGGCGGCTATGCGGATAATTGAAGGGACCGCTCGCAGTATGGGTATTGAGGTAGTGGAGGGTTAA
- the rplA gene encoding 50S ribosomal protein L1, protein MAKHGKRYMALLEKVEKGKEYPLDEAIKKVKELASAKFDETVEVAVLLGVDPRKADQMVRGSAVLPKGLGKSVRVAVITKGEEEKEALEAGADYVGYQDLIEKIKNGWLEFDALVATPDVMPELAKLGKILGPRGLMPSPKTGTVTKEVGRIVKELKMGRVEFKVDKTGNIHVPVGKVSFPEEALKENILAFFHELINAKPKTAKGTYIKQAYLSTTMGPSIKLDLNSIYSQLERA, encoded by the coding sequence ATGGCTAAACATGGTAAGAGATACATGGCCTTGCTGGAAAAAGTCGAAAAGGGTAAAGAATACCCGTTAGACGAGGCTATTAAAAAGGTTAAGGAACTGGCGAGTGCAAAATTTGACGAAACTGTCGAGGTTGCTGTACTGCTTGGTGTAGATCCCCGGAAAGCTGATCAGATGGTTAGAGGATCAGCGGTGTTGCCAAAAGGTCTCGGTAAGAGTGTCAGAGTTGCTGTTATAACTAAGGGCGAAGAGGAAAAGGAGGCTCTCGAAGCGGGTGCCGATTATGTTGGGTATCAGGATTTAATAGAAAAAATAAAAAATGGATGGCTTGAATTTGATGCATTAGTTGCCACACCTGATGTTATGCCTGAGCTTGCAAAACTTGGAAAAATACTTGGTCCGCGGGGATTAATGCCTTCACCTAAGACCGGTACAGTGACAAAAGAAGTAGGGCGTATTGTTAAAGAACTGAAGATGGGTAGAGTTGAGTTTAAAGTGGATAAGACGGGAAATATCCATGTTCCAGTGGGTAAGGTTTCTTTTCCTGAAGAAGCACTTAAAGAGAATATTCTTGCATTTTTCCATGAACTGATAAATGCTAAGCCTAAAACTGCGAAAGGTACCTATATTAAACAGGCTTATCTGAGTACAACAATGGGTCCAAGTATTAAGCTGGATCTTAATAGTATTTATTCGCAACTGGAGAGGGCGTAA
- the rplJ gene encoding 50S ribosomal protein L10: MVKVRQEKIEKVRELKEKLDSAKAFYLCNYTGLTVAEITELRRRLREKGAILKVVKNTTLYFALKEKNLEDVEKFIPGPTAVLFAMEDEIEPLKAAFDYSKEISKFSFKAGWLDGKIFGPEEINIIAKLPTKKELQAQVVGALNAPIFKLVYSLNWPIQALVFALEQIRKQKEEVK; encoded by the coding sequence ATGGTTAAAGTTAGACAAGAAAAGATTGAGAAAGTAAGGGAATTAAAGGAAAAGCTTGATAGTGCAAAAGCTTTCTACCTTTGCAATTACACCGGATTGACGGTTGCCGAAATCACCGAATTAAGGAGAAGACTTAGAGAAAAGGGAGCAATTCTCAAGGTTGTTAAAAATACAACCCTATATTTTGCGCTTAAGGAGAAAAACCTTGAGGACGTGGAAAAGTTTATTCCGGGGCCTACAGCGGTTTTGTTCGCAATGGAAGATGAGATTGAACCTCTCAAAGCTGCTTTTGACTATTCTAAAGAAATTTCAAAATTTTCTTTCAAGGCCGGATGGCTGGATGGTAAGATTTTCGGTCCCGAGGAAATTAACATTATTGCCAAATTACCTACGAAGAAAGAGCTTCAAGCTCAGGTTGTAGGTGCGCTTAATGCGCCTATATTTAAACTTGTTTATTCTTTGAACTGGCCTATACAGGCCTTAGTTTTTGCACTTGAGCAGATTAGAAAACAAAAAGAGGAGGTTAAGTAA
- the rplL gene encoding 50S ribosomal protein L7/L12, with protein MAEKKSVAEIVEMIESLSVLELSQLVKELENKFGVSAAMPVMAGPVAAGSAPAAAVEEKTEFDVILVDAGQDRINVLKEVRALTGLGLKEAKDFVDNLPKPLKEGVSKEEAEKIKQQFEKLGAKVEIK; from the coding sequence ATGGCTGAAAAAAAGAGTGTTGCTGAAATAGTGGAAATGATTGAGTCTTTATCCGTGCTGGAACTCTCCCAACTGGTGAAGGAACTGGAGAATAAATTCGGCGTTTCCGCTGCTATGCCGGTTATGGCTGGACCTGTTGCTGCCGGTTCCGCACCTGCCGCTGCGGTAGAAGAAAAGACTGAGTTTGACGTTATTCTTGTTGATGCTGGTCAGGATAGGATCAATGTGTTGAAAGAAGTGAGAGCATTAACTGGACTTGGTTTGAAAGAGGCAAAGGATTTTGTCGATAACTTGCCTAAGCCTCTTAAGGAAGGAGTTTCTAAGGAAGAGGCCGAGAAGATTAAACAGCAGTTTGAAAAATTGGGTGCCAAAGTAGAGATTAAATAA
- the rpoB gene encoding DNA-directed RNA polymerase subunit beta translates to MDKIIRIGYKPEKYPMPDLLFIQLDSFRKLLSEGVPKEERPFGSLEYIFREFFPVTDKNGIYRLEYVDYSVGTPRLTPEECKEKNLTYSVPLKAVFRLSKKNPETKEFEESVTQEVYMGEIPYMTSRGTFVINGVERVLVSQIHRAPGVYFEGPEVEGESLPCKALLVPYRGPWVEFIIDGNKNLTVTVSKRRKIPFTRLIRALTGLPFVEIFKMFLKTEKLDVDEITEPERYVLAKDIVDTATGEVLFEALELLNSTILKELKARNVRKVEVFDVETSEGSVLYTTYRQDRLKKEADAIGNIYRTLKFSQPPSDLEEARTFIRNFFLGEAYFYIGEVGRYKFNLRLYGEQKKTEHVLTIEDIVEVVRKLIGLYKGEMEPDDIDDLANRRVRSVGELLYEQIREAFGRKLVRNIAEKILSISDEARIVPKVLIDPKVITSSLINFFMRDTLSQFLDQTNPLSELTHKRRISAFGRGGLTKETAGFEVRDVHPSHYGRLCPIETPEGQNVGLINSLTTYAKVDEYGFIKTPLRVVENGKVTDKIVELSRNEERDAYIASADVEYDPETGLIKDSKVWVRYKDDYVEVEREKVNYIDVSPRQVISPSASLIPFLEHDDALRALMGCNMQRQAVPLLDPEPPIVGTGMEAKVARDSGTLLVARNSGTVVYVDSKRVLVRVSKRGKKLSKFEDEIEEYNLIKFRRSNQNTLINMRPIVKVGDKIKAGDIIADAAATKNGELALGKNLLVAFLPWYGYNYEDAIVVSENVLKEDALTSIHILEFEVEVRETTLGPEEVTNQIPGVMEEDLRNLDNDGIIRVGVEVKPRDILVGKVTPKGEEEELSPEKKLLLAVVGYDQPVKDTSKRVPPGVSGYVVDVVILTKTKSDSLSLKVIKERKDKAYRRAEEEKRLLKTRLRDFIIEVLVDEVLADDLKAKDGTVILPKGTLVTREILDDLVLNKRIDLTRLNYDLPVIAEEKIERIRNMIQDFHKREKEIDERLNQTLQEIERGDELPPGVNQLIKIYVAQKRRLQVGDKITGRHGNKGVVAKIAPVEDMPFLEDGTPVDLVLSPLGVPSRMNVGQILETILGWAGKKKGVYYACPAFEGMTVEEIQKEMEEAGLTYPGKVRLRDGRTGEYFEYPVTVGYMYIIKLIHMVEDKIHARAIGPYSSITQQPVGGKSHFGGQRFGEMEVWALEAHGAAYTLQEMLTIKSDDIESRNKLYKELQLGKRPKEPGLPASFKVLVNHLRGLCLDVELKTAEEKDKHFLKPNFKSE, encoded by the coding sequence ATGGACAAAATTATAAGGATTGGATATAAGCCAGAAAAATACCCAATGCCAGATCTTCTTTTCATTCAGCTGGACTCCTTCAGAAAACTTTTATCTGAAGGAGTTCCAAAGGAAGAGCGGCCATTTGGTAGTTTAGAATATATATTCAGAGAATTCTTTCCCGTTACCGACAAAAATGGAATTTATAGACTTGAGTATGTCGATTACTCTGTAGGCACTCCACGCCTTACGCCCGAGGAGTGTAAGGAGAAAAATTTAACTTATTCTGTTCCTCTTAAGGCAGTCTTCAGACTCTCCAAAAAGAATCCTGAAACGAAGGAATTCGAAGAGAGCGTAACTCAAGAAGTCTATATGGGTGAAATACCATACATGACGAGCCGCGGCACTTTCGTCATTAATGGTGTGGAAAGGGTTCTTGTAAGCCAGATACACAGAGCACCAGGAGTTTATTTTGAAGGTCCTGAAGTGGAAGGTGAATCTTTGCCCTGTAAAGCCCTGCTTGTTCCCTACAGGGGACCATGGGTCGAGTTTATTATTGATGGTAACAAGAATCTCACTGTGACTGTTTCTAAGAGAAGGAAGATTCCCTTCACAAGGCTCATTAGAGCACTTACTGGATTGCCCTTTGTTGAAATTTTCAAAATGTTTCTTAAGACTGAAAAACTTGATGTAGACGAAATAACCGAACCTGAAAGGTATGTTCTTGCAAAGGATATTGTGGATACAGCTACTGGTGAGGTTCTCTTTGAGGCCCTTGAACTTTTAAATTCCACAATTTTAAAGGAGCTAAAGGCAAGAAATGTTAGAAAGGTTGAAGTTTTTGATGTTGAAACATCAGAGGGCAGTGTTCTTTATACCACTTACAGGCAGGACAGGTTAAAGAAAGAAGCGGATGCCATTGGTAACATTTACCGCACTTTAAAGTTTAGTCAGCCTCCAAGTGATTTGGAGGAGGCCAGGACTTTCATCAGGAACTTTTTCCTTGGTGAGGCCTATTTCTACATCGGAGAGGTCGGAAGATATAAGTTTAACCTGAGGCTTTATGGAGAACAGAAGAAGACTGAGCATGTTCTCACTATTGAAGATATTGTTGAAGTAGTGAGAAAGCTTATAGGATTGTATAAAGGTGAAATGGAACCCGACGACATTGACGACCTTGCTAATAGGAGGGTTCGGAGTGTTGGTGAGCTCCTTTATGAACAAATCAGAGAGGCTTTCGGAAGAAAACTGGTTAGAAACATTGCCGAAAAGATTCTTTCCATTAGTGATGAAGCGAGAATTGTTCCAAAGGTACTAATTGATCCAAAGGTGATTACCAGTTCGCTTATAAATTTCTTTATGCGCGATACCTTATCCCAGTTTCTCGATCAGACGAATCCCCTTTCTGAGCTTACTCATAAGAGACGTATATCCGCCTTTGGTAGGGGCGGTTTGACGAAAGAGACTGCAGGTTTTGAGGTGAGAGATGTTCATCCTTCTCATTATGGTAGACTATGCCCCATTGAAACGCCAGAAGGGCAAAATGTAGGATTGATTAATTCCCTTACGACTTATGCCAAGGTTGATGAATATGGATTTATTAAAACACCTTTGAGGGTTGTAGAAAATGGAAAAGTTACTGACAAGATTGTTGAACTTAGCAGAAATGAAGAAAGGGATGCATACATTGCATCGGCTGATGTGGAATATGACCCTGAAACTGGCTTGATCAAGGATAGCAAGGTTTGGGTAAGATATAAGGATGATTATGTTGAAGTAGAAAGAGAAAAAGTGAATTATATTGATGTTTCACCCCGTCAGGTGATTTCGCCTTCTGCTTCTCTTATTCCTTTCCTTGAGCATGATGATGCACTAAGGGCTTTGATGGGTTGTAACATGCAAAGGCAAGCAGTTCCTTTGCTTGATCCAGAACCTCCAATTGTAGGAACTGGAATGGAAGCTAAAGTTGCAAGAGATTCAGGAACCCTTCTTGTTGCGAGAAATAGCGGAACGGTTGTGTACGTTGACTCTAAGAGAGTTCTTGTAAGGGTTTCAAAGAGAGGCAAAAAACTCTCCAAATTTGAAGACGAAATCGAAGAATACAACCTCATAAAGTTCCGAAGGTCTAATCAGAATACCCTCATAAATATGAGGCCTATTGTAAAGGTTGGCGACAAAATCAAGGCCGGTGACATCATTGCTGATGCTGCTGCTACCAAAAACGGAGAGCTTGCGCTTGGCAAGAACCTTCTTGTAGCCTTCCTCCCCTGGTATGGTTATAATTACGAAGATGCTATTGTTGTTTCTGAAAATGTCCTGAAGGAGGATGCTTTAACTTCCATACATATCCTTGAGTTTGAGGTTGAAGTGAGAGAAACTACTCTCGGTCCAGAGGAGGTTACCAATCAGATTCCAGGAGTAATGGAAGAGGATTTAAGGAATCTTGACAATGACGGAATTATTCGCGTTGGTGTAGAGGTTAAACCAAGGGATATCCTGGTTGGTAAGGTTACACCAAAGGGTGAGGAAGAGGAACTCTCTCCAGAAAAGAAGCTTCTTCTCGCCGTTGTCGGATATGATCAACCTGTTAAAGACACATCAAAGAGGGTACCCCCAGGTGTCTCAGGATACGTAGTCGACGTAGTCATTTTGACCAAAACGAAAAGTGATTCACTTTCGCTTAAAGTCATCAAGGAACGTAAGGATAAGGCATATAGAAGGGCAGAGGAGGAAAAAAGGCTGTTAAAAACAAGGCTTAGGGATTTCATCATAGAGGTTTTAGTTGATGAAGTGCTTGCTGACGATCTGAAGGCCAAGGATGGAACTGTTATTTTACCCAAAGGTACGCTGGTTACCAGAGAAATATTAGATGATCTCGTTTTAAACAAACGGATTGACCTTACCCGACTCAATTATGATTTGCCAGTTATAGCAGAAGAAAAGATTGAACGTATTAGAAATATGATTCAGGACTTTCACAAGAGGGAGAAAGAAATTGACGAAAGATTGAATCAGACACTTCAGGAAATTGAAAGGGGAGATGAACTTCCGCCCGGGGTGAATCAGTTGATTAAGATATACGTAGCGCAAAAGAGGCGACTTCAGGTTGGAGATAAGATTACTGGAAGGCACGGAAATAAAGGTGTCGTTGCAAAGATAGCGCCTGTTGAAGATATGCCATTTTTAGAGGACGGAACACCCGTTGACCTGGTTTTGAGCCCCCTTGGGGTTCCATCCCGTATGAATGTGGGTCAGATTCTTGAAACGATACTGGGTTGGGCAGGTAAGAAGAAGGGTGTTTACTACGCTTGTCCCGCTTTTGAAGGCATGACTGTGGAAGAGATTCAGAAAGAAATGGAAGAAGCAGGGCTGACATATCCTGGCAAGGTAAGATTAAGAGACGGAAGGACGGGAGAATATTTCGAATACCCGGTGACGGTAGGCTACATGTATATAATAAAACTAATTCACATGGTGGAAGACAAGATCCATGCAAGAGCAATTGGTCCCTATTCTTCAATTACCCAGCAACCTGTGGGTGGTAAATCCCACTTTGGTGGACAGAGATTCGGGGAGATGGAGGTTTGGGCTCTTGAAGCACACGGTGCAGCTTACACCTTACAGGAAATGTTGACTATAAAGTCGGATGATATTGAAAGTCGAAATAAACTGTATAAGGAATTACAACTGGGTAAAAGGCCAAAAGAGCCAGGTCTTCCTGCATCTTTCAAGGTTCTTGTCAATCACCTTAGAGGTCTTTGCCTTGATGTTGAATTAAAAACCGCTGAGGAAAAAGATAAACATTTTCTAAAACCAAACTTTAAGTCGGAGTAG